The genomic interval AGATGTGTATAAGAGACAGGGGGTGGGGTAGGTGAAGAAGGCCAGGGAGGCGGCGCCGTCGGGGTAGCGGCCCTGGCTGAGGTCGTTGGTTTGGGGGCCAAAGGTGAGGGCGTCAATGGGGGTCAGGCCATCCGGAGCAAACAAACCGAGGGCCTCGCCGGCCTGGCGGAGGGCAAAATTCACATGCAAACCGGAGCCGGCGGCGTTCTGGCCGGGTTCGTTATCGGCCCAGACGAGGAGGAAGCCGCGAGGGGGGATGGACCAGCCGTTGGGGATGCGGAATTGGCGAGGATTGGCCAGGTTATCGGTGAGGTAATAACCGCCGAGAGCGACGGGGGAGTCGCCGGGGTTGTAAAGCTCAAACCAGTCTTCATAATCGCCATCGGCCGGGTCGGCGAGGAAACGGGTGTTGGCCGCCATCCATTCATTGATGAAAATGACGGGCAAAGGCTCGCGGCCATCATTGGGCGCGGCGGGGGTGGGGTAATAGAAGTTCTGGCGGAAAAAGAGCTGGCCATCGGGGAGGCTGCCGTGGGAGCGGTCTGGGGCGAGGTGGGCGTAGCGGAGTTCATCGAGCACGACGGTGACGTTGGAGGAGACGAGAGTGAGGACCACCACGCCGGAGGTGGGGGACGGGCGGAAATTGGTGTGCCATTCCGCGGGGGTGCTTTCGTTGGTTTCGCCATCGGCCCAGAGGAGGCGGAATTCGCCGGGCTGCAGCACGGCGCCGGTGGGGAAGGCCCAGCGTTTGAGCTGCTCCGGGTCATCGGTGAGCCAGCACTGGGAAAGGTCCACCGGTTCGGCGCCGGCGTTGTAGATTTCGAGCCAGGGTTCGCGTTCGCCGCTGCCGTCGAGCGGGCCGGAGCGGTTTTCGGGCTGCACTTCGTTGAGATAGATGGGAGGGAATGGGGGCAGGACGGCGGCGACGGAGTTTGACGTGCCCGGGGTGAAGCGGGCCGTGCTCCCGGAGCCGGAGCCGAGGGGAAGAGTGACGCGGAAACCGGAGTTGAGGTAGAGATTGAGGGTGCCGCGGCCATCGGAGCGGTACCAGAAACTCAGAGTGCAGACGGTGTTGGCGGGCAGTCCGGCGGCCACGACGTTGGTCAAGTTTTGATAGAACTGGGAGACACTGCCGGAGCCGGGGACGTTGTGGAAACGGAGGCTGGCGGCGCCGGAGCGGGCGGTGCCATTGGTGATGAAGCTGTTGGTGGCCAGGCCGGAGGGACTGATCAGCCAGGCGGGCGGGAGCGGTGATTCGAAGCCGCCGTTGGCGAGGAAGTTGGTGCCGGATTCGGGGGTATTGCCCACCACGAGGGCGAGGTCGTCGAGGAGCACATCGCCGCCGTTATCGAAGTAGAGGGACAAGCGGCTGAAGCGGGTGACGCTGCCGACGTTGGCGGTGTAGGAGAAGAAGCGCCAGAGGGGGGTATTGTCGCTCCAGTTGCCGGGGCGGCTGTTATCCTGGGCGGCATCTATGAGCTGGAGGGCGGCCCCCTGCCCTGCTGCGCCGGAGGGCCACGGGGGCAAGGGGCTGTAGCGGACGCGGTCCACGATGAGGTCCGGCGCGGGGGGTATGCCGGGTTTGAGGAGGGTGAGGGTTTCGCCATCGCTCTGGAGGTTACCGGCGAATTGGCCGACAGCGGGGGCATTGATGCCGTAGGCGTTCCAATAGGCATGCAAATCTTTGGTGACTACCAAGTAGCTTGCTGGAGCAATCCACACGCCGGGGGGGAAGGTGTAGTCGAGGCCGTTGATGCGCCAACCGGAGAGGTCGAAGCCGGAGGTGGTGGAGGCATTGTATAATTCCACGTATTCGGCGCCGGGCCAGGCGGGCTGGTACATCAGCTCGCTGAACATCACCTTGCCCACGGGCGATTCGGGGGGAGGCTGGTAGGTCACGGTCAAGGTGGCGGAGGCGCCGGGACGCACGGCGCCGAAACGATCCACGGCCTGCACTTGCAGGGTCTGAAGGCCCTGGGTTAGAGGCACGCGGAGGGACCAGTTGGAGAGAGTGGTCCAGGTCACCGGCCAGGGGAGGCCATTGACGAGGAAACGCTCGACTTCGATGGGGGCGGTGCCGGAGAGGGTGAGCAGATTGGTGGAGGAAAGCAAATTGGTGGGGGTGGCCAGGGAGAAGGGGCTGGTGGCTTCAGCGGCGGCCTGGGTGAGGATTTGATTGCGGCGGGTGGCGAGGTAATTTTTGATGGGCTGAGGGGAGCTGACCGGCGCGCCGTTGGTCAGGAGGGCGGCATAACGGGGGTCGAGCCAGGCGTTGGCGTTGGCGGGGAGGAAGGGGCCGTTGGCCAATTCCAACAAGGCGCGCCAGTAGGCGCGGCGGTAAGCGGGGACAGTGTACAAGCCGGCGAGGACGGGGTCGGAGGAGCGGAACAAATCGGAGGTGGGGGGGTCGCTGGGGGCGGAGCCGAGCAAGATGTCGGCATCCACCGGCATCAAGGTCCAGGGACGGCCTTGGGGGCGGGCGAGGAAGACATTTTGGCCGTTGTTGTTGCCCCAGGAATCCCAGTTGCCGATGGCGTGCTCGAAGGCGAAGAGGCGCATCCATTTATCCATGTCGGCGATGAGGTTGAGGCGGGATTCGACGGAGGAGAGGGGGAGGTTGGCGGCATCCACCAGGGCAAACAAATTGGTGTAGGCCACGGCGGAGTCGGGGTTGCCGCGCTGGGAGAAGATCCAGCGGTAGCGGGCGAGTTTTTTGGCGCCGCCGGAGGTGGTGAAGTTTTGGAGGGTGGCCTGGGTGGTGACGTAGGTGGCGGCGTTGTCCTCGAATTCGTGCCACATGGTGACTTTGTAGAGTTCACCGTCACCGCCGGTATCGGGCCAGAAGGATTCCATGGTGTCGGGGTCTGGGGTTTGGGCGTCTTCGAGGATGGTGCCGCGGCGCTGGCCGTTGACATAGAAATGGATGAAGCGGTGGTGGTTGAAAGGCAGGCCGAGCCACTCGCAGAGCCAGAGGCCGAATTGCTCGCGGAGGGCGGTGGTGTCGTCGGCATCATTACCCGGGAAAAAGATGCGGAAATCGGTCATGCCCAGGAGGCGGTCATCGGAGGGCATGAAGAGGGCGTAATTGCACCAGTTGCCCAGGGGCGAATCGTAAAACTGGCTGTGCCAGGGGCTGCCGCTGAACTGGGCGCCGGCATTGTAGATGGCGCGGTAACGGCCATAGGCGAAGGTGGAATCGAGGGGGTCATTGCTCAATTTTTCACGGCGCACCCATTCCTCGAGGGTGGCGCGGGTGAACCAAAGGCGGTACACGCCCAAAGCGCCCTCCGGCTCCGGCTCGCCCCAACGGACGAGACATTCGCGAGGGGAATCTGCGGGAAAGCGGGAGGTGGCGGGAGGGGTGCCGGCATCGCCAGCGCTGATGAAGAAGGCTGATAAAGTGCCGGAGGGCTGGCCGGGGATTTGTGCGGCGAACCAGCCGGCGCCGCGATATTGCATGGGGAGGATGAGCCAGTTGGTGGAGGGGTCCACGCGATAGAGCAAGGAGACGAAGGCCAGGGGGTCGGGGTCGCTGACGCGGGCGGCGACGGTGACGGGTTCCTGGGCGGCGGGCAGGACGGGCCAATGGTTGACTTCAGTAATGGCGGGGCCGGCGTTGGGGCGGCGCTGGGAATTGGGCCTGCCGGGGGTGCCCAGGGCGGTGGTGGTGAGGGCGTTGCCGACGGCTTCCAACCAGTTGCCGCGCAAGCGGAGGAGGATTTGGGGCTCGCCGCGGAGCCATTTGACGCGGGCCCGGATGGTGGCGGTCTGGCCGGCGGTGAGGGGGGAGGTCAGGCGGGTGCGGATGCGGTTGGCGCCGGTGTCGCCGCGGTCGGTGGCCACGACGTGGAGGGAGCGGGCGCTTTGGTAACCCTGATTGGTTTCCCAGAAAGAGTACTTGAAGGCGCCCTGGGCGTACCAAGAGTCCAATCCGCCTTCAAAATCGGGGTTGCGGATCAGGTTGGCCCCGCCTTGGGGGATGACTTCGACGTTGTCCACGAGGCACTCGCCCGGGCCGAGGAGAAGGATTTGCAAGGAGTCGGCGGGGCCGTTGCCATGATCGAGAAGGCCGGTGGCTTCGATTGTGGCCCAGCCGCTGCGGGATGATTCATCGCTGTCGGCCCAGGCGGGAGCGAGGCGTTTGTCGGCGCGGGCGTCCACCAGTTCGAGGCTGCTGCCGCCGCCATCGGCCCAGCGGCCCCAGCGGCCGCCGTCGCGATAGGAGACTTCGTCCACCCCCACCATCAGCGTATTGGTGACGAGCGTGCCGGATTCCCAACTGAGCGAAGGGG from Verrucomicrobiia bacterium carries:
- a CDS encoding lamin tail domain-containing protein, with amino-acid sequence MGPASRRTSWVISEIHYHPPTRADGRNAEFIEIFNSNPWPEDLSGYYLSGAINYTFPSNTLVPALGFVVVAAAPADLQSIYGLSGVLGPWGLGQSLPNDNGLLRLHHRQGAILLEVEYEDSDPWPVAPDGGGHSLVLRRPSYGASDPRAWGPSQSPGGSPGAPEPAPPPLGGLAWVRVNEILANAPTGAVDFVELFNYGTQAVDLAGCFLTDNPETNKYIFPPGSLIPPQGFLVVNQPALGFGLKAGGDTLWFKAPDGSRVLEAVRFGPQEQGVTWGRHPDGAALFNRLHTPTPGAPNAPAKISEVVLNEIMFNPISRNNEEEFVELHNRSSQPMDISGWQLRGGISYVLPPNTSIPPGGFLTIARNASRLRALHPNLPPSSILGDFSGQLSNQGERLQLARPSPSLSWESGTLVTNTLMVGVDEVSYRDGGRWGRWADGGGSSLELVDARADKRLAPAWADSDESSRSGWATIEATGLLDHGNGPADSLQILLLGPGECLVDNVEVIPQGGANLIRNPDFEGGLDSWYAQGAFKYSFWETNQGYQSARSLHVVATDRGDTGANRIRTRLTSPLTAGQTATIRARVKWLRGEPQILLRLRGNWLEAVGNALTTTALGTPGRPNSQRRPNAGPAITEVNHWPVLPAAQEPVTVAARVSDPDPLAFVSLLYRVDPSTNWLILPMQYRGAGWFAAQIPGQPSGTLSAFFISAGDAGTPPATSRFPADSPRECLVRWGEPEPEGALGVYRLWFTRATLEEWVRREKLSNDPLDSTFAYGRYRAIYNAGAQFSGSPWHSQFYDSPLGNWCNYALFMPSDDRLLGMTDFRIFFPGNDADDTTALREQFGLWLCEWLGLPFNHHRFIHFYVNGQRRGTILEDAQTPDPDTMESFWPDTGGDGELYKVTMWHEFEDNAATYVTTQATLQNFTTSGGAKKLARYRWIFSQRGNPDSAVAYTNLFALVDAANLPLSSVESRLNLIADMDKWMRLFAFEHAIGNWDSWGNNNGQNVFLARPQGRPWTLMPVDADILLGSAPSDPPTSDLFRSSDPVLAGLYTVPAYRRAYWRALLELANGPFLPANANAWLDPRYAALLTNGAPVSSPQPIKNYLATRRNQILTQAAAEATSPFSLATPTNLLSSTNLLTLSGTAPIEVERFLVNGLPWPVTWTTLSNWSLRVPLTQGLQTLQVQAVDRFGAVRPGASATLTVTYQPPPESPVGKVMFSELMYQPAWPGAEYVELYNASTTSGFDLSGWRINGLDYTFPPGVWIAPASYLVVTKDLHAYWNAYGINAPAVGQFAGNLQSDGETLTLLKPGIPPAPDLIVDRVRYSPLPPWPSGAAGQGAALQLIDAAQDNSRPGNWSDNTPLWRFFSYTANVGSVTRFSRLSLYFDNGGDVLLDDLALVVGNTPESGTNFLANGGFESPLPPAWLISPSGLATNSFITNGTARSGAASLRFHNVPGSGSVSQFYQNLTNVVAAGLPANTVCTLSFWYRSDGRGTLNLYLNSGFRVTLPLGSGSGSTARFTPGTSNSVAAVLPPFPPIYLNEVQPENRSGPLDGSGEREPWLEIYNAGAEPVDLSQCWLTDDPEQLKRWAFPTGAVLQPGEFRLLWADGETNESTPAEWHTNFRPSPTSGVVVLTLVSSNVTVVLDELRYAHLAPDRSHGSLPDGQLFFRQNFYYPTPAAPNDGREPLPVIFINEWMAANTRFLADPADGDYEDWFELYNPGDSPVALGGYYLTDNLANPRQFRIPNGWSIPPRGFLLVWADNEPGQNAAGSGLHVNFALRQAGEALGLFAPDGLTPIDALTFGPQTNDLSQGRYPDGAASLAFFTYPTPCLLYTS